One window of Fusobacterium polymorphum genomic DNA carries:
- the gyrA gene encoding DNA gyrase subunit A, translating to MSNVDNRYIEEELKESYLDYSMSVIVSRALPDVRDGLKPVHRRILFAMNEMGMTNDKPFKKSARIVGEVLGKYHPHGDSAVYGTMVRMAQDFNYRYLLVEGHGNFGSIDGDSAAAMRYTEARMEKITAELLEDIDKDTIDWRKNFDDSLDEPTVLPAKLPNLLLNGAIGIAVGMATNIPPHNLGELVDGILAIIDNKDIEILELMNYIKGPDFPTGAIIDGRAGIIEAYKTGRGKIKVRGKVDIEEQKNGKSNIIVSEIPYQLNKANLIEKIANLVKEKKITEISDLRDESNREGIRILIEVKKGEEPELVLNKLYKYTDLQTTFGVIMLSLVNNVPRVLNLKEMLNEYIKHRFDVITRRTVFDLDKAEKRAHILKGYQIALENIDRIIELIRASSDGTVAREQLIEKYAFTDIQARSILDMKLQRLTGLEREKIDTEFKEIEALIKELREVLEDNNKIYEIMKKELLELKEKYNDKRRTTIEEERMEILPEDLIKDEEIIITYTNKGYVKRIEASKYKAQRRGGRGVSALNTIEDDFAEKIISASTLDTIMVFTDKGKVYNIRAYEIPDLSKQSRGRLLSNIINLSEGEKVRDTIVIKEFSSEKEVVFITKNGLIKKTSLGEFKNINNSGLIAIKTKEDDDIIFVGLIEDVNKEEILIATHDGYCTRFLTDTIRATGRSTQGVKAITLREGDAVVSAMLIKNPETDILTITENGYGKRTSLDEYPQYNRGGKGVINLKASEKTGKVVSVLEVNEDEELMCITSNGIVIRTSISEISRIGRATQGVRIMKVADDEKVAAITKIKKEEELED from the coding sequence ATGTCAAATGTTGATAATAGATATATTGAAGAAGAGTTAAAAGAATCTTACTTAGACTACTCTATGAGTGTTATAGTAAGTAGAGCTTTACCAGATGTAAGAGATGGTTTAAAACCTGTTCATAGAAGAATCCTATTTGCTATGAATGAAATGGGAATGACTAATGACAAGCCATTTAAGAAATCTGCCAGAATAGTTGGGGAAGTTTTAGGTAAGTATCACCCTCATGGAGATTCAGCAGTATATGGAACTATGGTAAGAATGGCACAAGATTTTAATTATAGGTATTTACTTGTTGAAGGACATGGGAACTTTGGTTCTATTGATGGAGATTCAGCAGCAGCAATGAGATATACAGAAGCTAGAATGGAAAAAATAACTGCTGAATTATTAGAAGATATAGATAAAGATACTATTGATTGGAGAAAAAACTTTGATGATTCCTTGGATGAACCAACAGTATTGCCTGCTAAATTGCCTAATTTATTATTAAATGGAGCAATAGGAATAGCAGTTGGTATGGCAACTAATATACCTCCTCATAATTTAGGAGAGTTAGTTGACGGTATACTAGCAATTATAGATAATAAAGATATAGAAATTTTAGAGCTTATGAACTATATCAAAGGACCAGATTTTCCAACAGGGGCTATAATAGATGGTAGAGCTGGAATTATAGAAGCCTATAAGACTGGTAGAGGAAAAATAAAAGTAAGAGGAAAGGTAGATATAGAAGAACAAAAAAATGGAAAATCAAATATAATTGTAAGTGAAATTCCATATCAATTAAATAAAGCTAATTTAATTGAAAAAATTGCTAATTTAGTTAAAGAAAAGAAAATAACTGAAATTTCAGATTTAAGAGATGAATCAAATAGAGAAGGAATAAGAATTCTAATTGAAGTAAAAAAAGGTGAAGAACCTGAATTAGTTTTAAATAAACTATATAAATACACTGATTTACAAACAACTTTTGGGGTTATAATGCTTTCTTTGGTTAATAATGTGCCAAGAGTTTTAAACTTAAAAGAGATGTTAAATGAATATATCAAACATAGATTTGATGTTATAACAAGAAGAACTGTATTTGATTTAGATAAGGCAGAAAAAAGAGCACATATTTTAAAAGGTTATCAAATAGCTTTAGAAAATATTGATAGAATAATTGAACTTATCAGAGCATCTTCTGATGGTACAGTTGCTAGAGAACAATTAATAGAAAAATATGCTTTTACAGATATTCAAGCTAGATCAATACTTGATATGAAATTACAAAGGTTGACAGGTTTGGAAAGAGAAAAAATAGATACAGAATTTAAAGAAATAGAAGCTTTAATAAAAGAATTGAGAGAAGTTCTTGAAGATAATAATAAAATATATGAAATTATGAAAAAAGAACTGTTAGAGCTTAAAGAAAAATATAATGATAAAAGAAGAACAACAATTGAAGAAGAAAGAATGGAAATTCTTCCAGAAGATTTAATAAAAGATGAAGAAATAATTATTACATATACTAATAAAGGCTATGTAAAGAGAATAGAAGCAAGTAAGTATAAAGCACAAAGAAGAGGTGGAAGAGGAGTTTCTGCATTAAATACAATAGAAGATGATTTTGCAGAAAAAATTATTTCTGCTTCAACTCTTGATACAATAATGGTTTTCACAGATAAAGGAAAGGTGTATAATATAAGAGCCTATGAAATTCCAGATTTATCTAAACAATCAAGAGGAAGATTACTAAGTAATATAATCAATCTTTCAGAAGGTGAGAAAGTCAGAGATACCATAGTTATAAAGGAATTTTCTTCTGAAAAAGAAGTTGTATTTATAACTAAAAATGGTTTAATAAAGAAAACTTCACTTGGAGAATTTAAAAATATAAATAATTCAGGTTTAATTGCTATTAAGACAAAAGAAGATGATGATATTATCTTTGTTGGACTTATAGAAGATGTAAATAAAGAGGAAATCTTAATAGCTACTCATGATGGATATTGTACAAGATTTTTAACTGATACAATAAGAGCTACTGGAAGAAGTACACAAGGGGTAAAAGCTATAACTCTTAGAGAAGGAGATGCTGTTGTTTCCGCTATGCTTATAAAAAATCCTGAAACAGATATACTAACCATAACTGAAAATGGATATGGAAAGAGAACAAGCCTTGATGAATATCCTCAATATAACAGGGGTGGAAAAGGAGTTATAAATCTAAAAGCTAGTGAAAAAACAGGTAAGGTTGTTTCAGTATTAGAAGTTAATGAAGATGAAGAATTGATGTGTATTACTTCTAATGGAATAGTTATCAGAACTTCTATAAGTGAAATTTCTCGTATTGGTAGAGCAACACAAGGTGTCAGAATAATGAAAGTTGCAGATGATGAAAAAGTTGCAGCTATTACAAAAATTAAAAAAGAAGAGGAATTAGAAGATTAG
- a CDS encoding metallophosphoesterase yields MKKILVLSDSHSYFDGALKIFEKEKPDIVIGAGDGIKDIDDLSYVHLEAKYYMVKGNCDYFDRNHNEENLFEIDGIKIFLTHGHLYDVKRSLSSIKEIGKKLNVSLVVFGHTHKPYIEKDEDMTLFNPGATEDGRYGIIILENGNIDLFHKQL; encoded by the coding sequence ATGAAAAAAATTTTAGTCTTATCAGATTCACATTCATACTTTGATGGGGCTTTAAAAATTTTTGAAAAAGAAAAACCTGATATTGTTATAGGAGCTGGAGATGGAATTAAAGATATAGATGATTTATCTTATGTCCATCTAGAAGCAAAATATTATATGGTAAAAGGAAATTGTGACTATTTTGATAGAAATCACAATGAAGAAAATCTTTTTGAAATTGATGGAATAAAAATTTTTTTAACACATGGACATCTCTATGATGTAAAAAGGAGTCTAAGTTCTATAAAAGAAATTGGAAAGAAATTAAATGTTTCTCTTGTTGTATTTGGGCATACTCATAAGCCATATATAGAAAAAGATGAAGATATGACTTTATTTAATCCAGGTGCAACAGAGGATGGCAGATATGGTATTATTATTTTGGAAAATGGTAATATAGACTTATTTCATAAGCAATTATAG
- the pheS gene encoding phenylalanine--tRNA ligase subunit alpha has protein sequence MKEEILKVKEEIQNYIKESKTLQRLEEIRVNYMGKKGIFTELSKKMKDLSAEERPKIGQIINEVKEKINNLLDERNKALKEKELNERLESEIIDISLPGTKYNYGTIHPINETMELMKNIFSKLGFDIVDGPEIETVEYNFDALNIPKTHPSRDLTDTFYLNDSIVLRTQTSPVQIRYMLEHGTPFRMICPGKVYRPDYDISHTPMFHQMEGLVVGKDISFADLKGILTHFVKEVFGDRKVRFRPHFFPFTEPSAEMDVECMICHGEGCRLCKESGWIEIMGCGMVDPEVLKYVGLNPDEVNGFAFGVGIERVTMLRHGIGDLRAFFENDMRFLKQFK, from the coding sequence ATGAAAGAAGAGATTCTAAAAGTTAAGGAAGAAATACAAAACTATATAAAAGAATCTAAAACTCTTCAAAGACTTGAAGAAATTAGAGTAAATTATATGGGGAAAAAAGGAATTTTTACAGAATTATCTAAGAAAATGAAAGACCTTTCTGCTGAAGAAAGACCTAAAATTGGACAGATAATAAATGAAGTAAAAGAAAAGATAAATAATTTATTAGATGAAAGAAATAAGGCTTTAAAAGAAAAAGAGCTAAATGAAAGATTAGAAAGTGAAATAATTGACATCAGTTTACCAGGAACAAAATATAATTATGGTACTATACACCCTATCAATGAAACAATGGAACTTATGAAAAATATCTTTTCAAAATTAGGCTTTGATATTGTCGATGGACCAGAAATAGAAACTGTTGAATATAATTTTGATGCTTTAAATATACCAAAGACACATCCATCAAGAGATTTAACTGATACATTCTATTTGAATGATTCTATTGTTTTAAGAACTCAAACATCACCAGTTCAAATAAGATATATGCTTGAACATGGTACTCCATTTAGAATGATTTGTCCAGGTAAAGTGTATAGACCAGATTATGATATATCACATACACCAATGTTTCACCAAATGGAAGGTTTAGTTGTTGGAAAAGATATATCATTTGCAGATTTAAAAGGAATCTTAACTCACTTTGTTAAAGAAGTTTTTGGAGATAGAAAAGTAAGATTTAGACCACATTTCTTCCCATTTACAGAACCTAGTGCTGAAATGGATGTTGAATGTATGATTTGCCATGGAGAAGGTTGTAGACTTTGTAAAGAAAGTGGTTGGATAGAAATAATGGGTTGTGGAATGGTAGACCCAGAAGTTTTAAAATATGTTGGACTTAATCCTGATGAAGTGAATGGTTTTGCTTTTGGAGTTGGAATAGAACGTGTAACTATGCTTAGACATGGTATTGGGGACTTGAGAGCATTTTTTGAAAATGATATGAGGTTTTTAAAGCAATTTAAGTAA
- the pheT gene encoding phenylalanine--tRNA ligase subunit beta, with the protein MLISLNWLKQYVDIKESIDEIANALTMIGQEVEAIDIQGKDLNNVVIGQIVEFDKHPNSDRLTLLKVNVGEGEPLQIICGAKNHKLNDKVVVAKIGAVLPGNFKIKKSKIRDVESYGMLCSEAELGFAKESEGIIILPEDAPIGTEYREYMGLNDVIFELEITPNRPDCLSHIGIAREVAAYYNRKVKYPMVQMNETIESINTMVKVDIDDKDRCKRYMGRVIKNVKVQESPAWLKSRIRAMGLNPINNIVDITNFVMFEYNQPMHAFDLDKLEGNITIRAAKENEEITTLDGIDRVLKNGELVIADDEKAIAIAGVIGGQNTQIDNETKNVFVEVAYFTPENIRKTSRDLGIFTDSAYRNERGMDIENLNNVMARAVSLIAEVSGGDVLSEVIDKYVEKPKRAEISLNLEKLNKFIGKKLTYDEVGKILTHLDIELKPLGDGTMLLIPPSYRADLTRPADIYEEVIRMYGFDNIEAKMPVMSIEAGEENINFKMSRIVREILKELGLNEVINYSFIPKFTKEIFNFGDEVIEIKNPLSEDMAIMRPTLLYSLITNVRDNINRNQTDLKLFEISKTFRNLGAEKNGLAIEDLKIGIILSGREDKNLWNQSKTDYNFYDLKGYLEFLFERLNVTKYSLTRLKDNNFHPGASAEIKIGEDVIGVFGELHPNLVNYFGIKREKLFFAEINLTKLLKYIKIKVNYESISKYPEVLRDLAITLDRDILVGDMIKEIKKKVALIEKIDIFDVYSGDKIDKDKKSVAMSIVLRDKNRTLTDEDIDTAMNTILELIKEKYNGEIRK; encoded by the coding sequence ATGTTAATTTCATTAAATTGGCTAAAACAATATGTAGACATAAAAGAAAGTATTGATGAAATAGCTAATGCACTTACTATGATAGGACAAGAAGTTGAAGCTATTGATATTCAAGGTAAAGATTTAAACAATGTTGTAATTGGACAAATAGTTGAGTTTGATAAACACCCAAATTCAGATAGATTAACTCTATTAAAAGTTAATGTTGGAGAAGGAGAACCATTACAAATAATATGTGGTGCTAAAAATCATAAATTGAATGATAAGGTAGTAGTTGCTAAAATTGGAGCAGTATTACCAGGAAATTTTAAGATAAAAAAGAGCAAAATAAGAGATGTTGAATCTTATGGAATGTTGTGTTCTGAGGCAGAATTAGGTTTTGCAAAAGAAAGTGAAGGAATAATTATTCTTCCAGAAGATGCTCCAATAGGTACAGAATATAGAGAATATATGGGATTAAATGATGTAATATTTGAATTAGAAATTACACCAAATAGACCAGATTGCTTATCTCATATAGGTATAGCTAGAGAAGTTGCCGCTTACTATAATAGAAAAGTTAAATATCCTATGGTACAAATGAATGAAACTATTGAATCAATAAATACTATGGTAAAAGTTGATATTGATGATAAGGATAGATGTAAAAGATACATGGGAAGGGTTATTAAGAATGTAAAAGTTCAAGAATCACCTGCTTGGTTAAAATCAAGAATTAGAGCTATGGGACTTAATCCTATAAATAATATAGTTGATATAACAAACTTTGTAATGTTTGAATATAATCAACCTATGCATGCTTTTGATTTAGATAAATTAGAAGGAAATATAACAATAAGAGCTGCTAAGGAAAATGAAGAAATTACAACTCTTGATGGAATAGATAGAGTATTAAAAAATGGAGAACTAGTTATAGCTGATGATGAAAAAGCCATAGCAATAGCAGGTGTAATTGGTGGACAAAATACTCAAATAGACAATGAAACAAAAAATGTTTTTGTTGAGGTTGCATATTTTACACCAGAAAATATTAGAAAGACTTCAAGAGATTTAGGAATTTTTACAGATTCTGCTTATAGAAATGAAAGAGGAATGGATATTGAAAATCTTAATAATGTAATGGCAAGAGCAGTATCTCTAATAGCAGAAGTTTCAGGTGGGGATGTATTATCAGAAGTTATTGATAAATATGTTGAAAAACCTAAAAGAGCTGAAATATCATTAAATTTAGAAAAATTAAATAAATTTATTGGGAAAAAATTAACTTATGATGAAGTTGGAAAAATTCTAACTCACTTAGATATTGAATTAAAACCATTAGGAGATGGAACTATGCTTTTAATTCCTCCTAGCTATAGAGCGGACTTAACAAGACCAGCAGATATCTATGAAGAAGTTATTAGAATGTATGGTTTTGATAATATAGAAGCTAAGATGCCTGTTATGAGTATAGAAGCTGGGGAAGAAAATATAAACTTTAAAATGTCAAGAATAGTTAGAGAAATTTTAAAGGAATTAGGTTTAAATGAGGTAATAAATTATAGTTTCATACCAAAATTTACAAAAGAAATATTTAATTTTGGAGATGAAGTTATAGAGATAAAAAATCCTTTAAGTGAAGATATGGCTATAATGAGACCTACTCTACTATATAGCTTAATAACTAATGTGAGAGATAATATAAATAGAAATCAAACTGATTTAAAACTATTTGAAATAAGTAAAACTTTTAGAAATCTTGGAGCAGAAAAAAATGGACTTGCTATTGAAGATTTGAAAATAGGTATAATCTTATCTGGTAGAGAGGATAAAAACTTATGGAATCAATCAAAAACAGACTATAATTTCTATGATTTAAAAGGTTATTTAGAATTTTTATTTGAAAGATTAAATGTAACAAAATATTCTTTAACTAGATTAAAAGATAATAATTTCCATCCAGGAGCAAGTGCTGAAATAAAAATAGGTGAAGATGTTATAGGAGTTTTTGGAGAACTTCATCCTAATTTAGTAAATTATTTTGGTATAAAAAGAGAAAAATTGTTTTTTGCTGAAATTAACTTAACAAAATTATTAAAATATATTAAAATAAAAGTAAATTATGAAAGTATAAGTAAATATCCTGAAGTATTAAGAGATTTAGCTATAACATTGGATAGAGATATCTTAGTTGGTGATATGATAAAAGAAATCAAAAAGAAAGTAGCTCTTATTGAAAAAATAGATATCTTTGATGTATACTCAGGAGATAAGATTGATAAGGATAAGAAATCTGTTGCAATGAGTATAGTGTTAAGAGATAAAAATAGAACTCTTACAGATGAAGATATAGATACAGCTATGAATACTATTCTTGAACTTATTAAAGAAAAATATAATGGTGAAATAAGAAAGTAA
- a CDS encoding toxin-antitoxin system YwqK family antitoxin produces MKKLLAGLFLLGSMLAFAAGEQRVPIEKMELNQQTSLVYVQGQQTPFTGTVEKKYASGKLEATMEFKDGKLNGKTLVYNETGKLKTEENYINGALEGVSKSFYANGSVEFETTFRNNVKEGVEKHYSPSGRVETEVLFKNNVANGIAKQYNAEGKLEYETMVVNGKREGLSKKYYPSGKLLSEITFKNDKEEGIMKAYFENGKLQLEIPYKNGQVDGLVKRYDENGQVVEQATFKNGQEVKTK; encoded by the coding sequence ATGAAAAAGTTATTGGCAGGTTTATTTTTACTAGGTTCAATGTTAGCATTTGCAGCAGGAGAACAAAGAGTTCCTATTGAAAAAATGGAGCTTAATCAACAAACTTCATTAGTGTATGTTCAAGGGCAACAAACACCGTTTACTGGTACAGTTGAAAAGAAATATGCAAGTGGAAAACTTGAAGCTACTATGGAATTTAAAGATGGGAAATTAAATGGAAAGACATTAGTTTACAATGAAACTGGAAAATTAAAAACAGAAGAAAATTATATAAATGGAGCATTAGAAGGTGTTTCAAAATCTTTCTATGCTAATGGTTCAGTTGAATTTGAAACTACTTTTAGAAATAATGTAAAAGAAGGTGTTGAAAAACATTATTCTCCTTCTGGAAGAGTGGAAACAGAAGTTTTGTTTAAAAATAATGTAGCAAATGGTATTGCAAAACAATATAATGCAGAAGGTAAATTAGAATATGAAACTATGGTAGTTAATGGAAAAAGAGAAGGATTATCTAAAAAATATTATCCAAGTGGAAAATTATTAAGTGAAATAACTTTCAAAAATGATAAAGAAGAAGGTATAATGAAAGCTTATTTTGAAAATGGAAAATTACAATTAGAAATTCCTTATAAAAATGGACAAGTAGATGGGCTTGTTAAAAGATATGATGAAAATGGACAAGTAGTTGAACAAGCAACATTTAAAAATGGACAAGAAGTAAAAACAAAATAG
- a CDS encoding toxin-antitoxin system YwqK family antitoxin, producing the protein MKKLILGVFLVASVLSFSAERKVQVEQVFKNANTDIVYVQGEETPYTGIIEIKFPNGKTQALMAYKNGVMHGKGITYYPSGKVLSKGNYKNGVEDGINIIYYENGNIEYEKNVSNNGRTVYEKHYYPSGKLDFEATYQDGQLDGVVKKYGENGQVIQQGTFKNGVQVK; encoded by the coding sequence ATGAAAAAATTAATATTAGGAGTATTTTTAGTAGCATCAGTTTTATCTTTTTCAGCAGAAAGAAAGGTTCAAGTAGAACAAGTTTTTAAAAATGCAAATACCGATATAGTATATGTTCAAGGAGAGGAAACACCATATACTGGTATAATTGAAATTAAGTTTCCAAATGGTAAAACTCAAGCATTAATGGCATATAAAAATGGTGTAATGCATGGAAAAGGTATTACTTATTATCCAAGTGGAAAAGTATTGTCAAAAGGAAATTATAAAAATGGTGTAGAAGATGGAATAAATATTATATATTATGAAAATGGTAATATAGAATATGAAAAAAATGTAAGTAATAATGGAAGAACAGTTTATGAAAAACATTATTATCCATCAGGGAAATTAGATTTTGAAGCTACTTACCAAGATGGACAATTAGATGGAGTAGTTAAAAAATATGGAGAAAACGGACAAGTAATTCAACAAGGAACATTTAAAAATGGAGTACAAGTAAAATAA
- a CDS encoding alanine/glycine:cation symporter family protein, whose protein sequence is MSINEIIVSIDNFVWGISLIILSLGSGLLFSITLKFPQIRLFKEMVRCSFKNKKGDAGLTPFQALSIAIGGRVGTGNITGTASAILFGGPGAVFWLCVMAIICSMSAYIESALAQVWKEKYNGEYAGGPSFYMNKGLKFKPAGVFYALLSVIFLIIFAGVQTNAFSSVAVASFNISPFIVAVIYTILLVLVIFGGAKAIANVADKVVPFMSISYVAVAILLILINITKVPAMFSLIIRSALSMDAVFGGIVGASISWGVRRGVFSNEAGLGTGAWVAGCADVSHPAKAGLSQAFSIFISLLICIATSLMILITDSYNVVGANGNYIVQNIVGDYDVFTTKSIDSVVSGFGSVFISLAMFLFTFTTIMAYSIYLNNINYFFFGGHTNKKNIKLISILINIAITILAFFGPLVKSSTIWSMASAMCGIISLINLISLILLYKPGIATLKDYERQLKMGIDPVFIPEECGIKDAELWNKIMEEDYSEELANYKKVFKE, encoded by the coding sequence ATGTCTATTAATGAAATAATTGTATCTATTGATAATTTTGTATGGGGTATATCTCTTATAATTTTATCATTGGGGAGTGGATTATTGTTTTCTATTACATTAAAATTTCCACAGATTAGACTTTTTAAAGAGATGGTAAGGTGCTCATTTAAAAACAAAAAGGGGGATGCTGGACTTACTCCATTTCAAGCTTTATCAATAGCTATTGGTGGACGTGTAGGAACTGGGAATATTACAGGGACTGCAAGTGCAATTTTATTTGGTGGACCTGGTGCTGTATTCTGGTTATGTGTGATGGCAATTATTTGTTCTATGTCTGCCTATATTGAATCAGCATTGGCACAGGTTTGGAAAGAAAAGTATAATGGTGAGTATGCTGGTGGTCCATCATTTTATATGAACAAAGGACTTAAATTTAAACCAGCAGGAGTCTTTTATGCTTTGTTAAGTGTAATCTTTTTAATTATATTTGCAGGAGTTCAAACTAATGCTTTTAGTTCTGTTGCTGTTGCAAGTTTTAATATATCTCCATTTATAGTAGCTGTAATATACACAATTCTTTTAGTATTAGTTATTTTTGGTGGTGCAAAAGCAATAGCAAATGTTGCAGATAAAGTTGTACCTTTTATGTCTATTTCTTATGTTGCTGTTGCTATTTTGCTTATTTTAATTAATATAACAAAAGTCCCAGCTATGTTTTCTCTTATTATAAGATCCGCTTTAAGTATGGATGCTGTATTTGGTGGAATTGTAGGGGCTTCTATATCTTGGGGAGTTAGAAGAGGAGTTTTCTCAAATGAAGCTGGACTTGGTACAGGAGCTTGGGTTGCTGGTTGTGCAGATGTTTCTCATCCAGCTAAGGCAGGATTATCACAAGCTTTTTCAATTTTTATATCATTGCTTATCTGTATTGCCACTTCTCTTATGATATTAATTACAGATAGTTATAATGTTGTGGGAGCTAATGGAAATTATATTGTTCAAAATATAGTAGGAGATTATGATGTTTTTACAACAAAATCTATTGATTCAGTTGTATCAGGATTTGGTTCAGTATTCATATCATTAGCAATGTTTTTATTTACCTTTACAACTATTATGGCATATTCTATATACTTAAATAATATTAACTATTTTTTCTTTGGTGGACATACTAATAAAAAGAATATTAAACTGATAAGTATACTAATAAATATAGCAATAACAATATTAGCTTTTTTTGGACCATTGGTAAAATCTTCAACAATATGGAGTATGGCATCAGCAATGTGTGGAATTATATCCCTTATAAATTTAATATCTTTAATTTTATTATATAAACCTGGTATTGCAACTTTAAAAGATTATGAAAGACAATTAAAAATGGGAATTGACCCAGTGTTTATACCTGAAGAATGTGGAATAAAAGATGCTGAACTATGGAATAAAATAATGGAAGAAGATTATAGTGAAGAATTAGCTAATTATAAAAAAGTATTCAAAGAATAA
- the galE gene encoding UDP-glucose 4-epimerase GalE: MSILVCGGAGYIGSHVVKYLLEKNEDVVVVDSLITGHVDAVDERAHLELGDLKDEEFLNRVFEKYQIDGVIDFAAFSLVGESVGEPLKYFENNFYGTLCLLKVMKNHNVDKIVFSSTAATYGEAENMPILETDKTEPTNPYGESKLAVEKMFKWCANAYGLKYTALRYFNVAGAHPSGEIGEAHTCETHLIPLILQVALGQREKIAIYGDDYPTPDGTCIRDYIHVMDLADAHYLALNRLRNGGDSQIFNLGNGEGFSVKEVIEVTRKVTGHPIPAEVSPRRAGDPAKLIASSKKALDTLKWVPKYDKLEQIIETAWNWHKNHPNGYED, translated from the coding sequence ATGTCTATATTAGTTTGTGGAGGAGCAGGTTACATTGGTAGCCATGTTGTTAAATATTTATTAGAAAAAAATGAAGATGTTGTTGTAGTTGATAGCTTAATCACAGGACATGTTGATGCTGTTGATGAGAGAGCCCATTTAGAGCTTGGAGATTTAAAAGATGAAGAATTTTTAAATAGAGTTTTTGAAAAATACCAAATAGATGGTGTTATAGATTTTGCTGCATTCTCTTTGGTTGGAGAAAGTGTGGGAGAACCTTTAAAATATTTTGAAAATAATTTTTATGGTACTCTTTGCCTATTAAAAGTTATGAAAAATCATAATGTAGATAAAATAGTATTTTCTTCTACTGCTGCTACTTATGGTGAAGCAGAAAATATGCCTATACTTGAAACAGATAAAACAGAGCCTACTAACCCTTATGGAGAAAGTAAATTAGCTGTTGAAAAAATGTTTAAATGGTGTGCTAATGCCTATGGATTAAAATATACTGCTTTAAGATATTTCAATGTTGCTGGTGCGCATCCAAGTGGAGAAATTGGAGAGGCTCATACTTGTGAAACACATTTAATTCCATTAATTTTACAAGTTGCTCTAGGACAAAGAGAAAAAATTGCTATCTATGGAGATGATTACCCTACTCCTGATGGAACTTGCATAAGAGATTATATTCATGTAATGGATTTAGCAGATGCACATTATCTTGCTTTAAATAGATTGAGAAATGGTGGAGATAGTCAAATATTTAACTTAGGAAATGGAGAAGGATTTTCTGTAAAAGAAGTTATTGAAGTTACAAGAAAGGTAACAGGACACCCTATCCCTGCCGAAGTTAGTCCTAGAAGAGCTGGAGACCCTGCAAAGCTTATAGCTTCATCTAAAAAAGCTTTAGATACATTAAAATGGGTTCCAAAATATGATAAGTTAGAACAAATTATTGAAACTGCTTGGAACTGGCATAAAAATCATCCAAATGGATATGAAGACTAA